The Candidatus Nealsonbacteria bacterium genome includes the window AGGAAGATAGATATTGTGTTGATATCATCACTCAGCAAAAGGGAGTAGCGTCAGCCATTAAGAAGGTTAATAAAATGATTTTAGCTAATCATCTTAATTGCTGCATAGTTTCAGCAATTGAAGGAAAAGATAAGAAGAATCAAGAAGAAAAAATAGTGGAGCTTTTAGGAATTTTAACAGAAGAGTAAATATGTTTAAAAAAATAAAAATTAACCTTGAAGGAATTAAGTCAGAAAATGATTCGGACCTTATCAAGAGGGAAGTGGACCTTTTAAAGGGCGTCATTGACGTTGATGTTAAGGGTACTTATGTCTTTATTGATTTTGAAGAAGAAATGATTTCTGAGGATAAAATTTTAAATAATTTAAAAGATCTTGGATTTAAGACTGGGAAAATCGAAGAAGTTCCATTAGTTTTTCAGCATACATATTTTACTAAGGGGACTCATTGTTCTTCTTGTGAAATTATTATCGAGAAGAAAATAATTGAAATTGATAATGTAAAATCAGTTGATGCTTCAACTGATAAAGTTGTTTTAAGTTATGAAGGCGAAAGACCTTCACTTTCCTTATTAAATAATCTTTTTAAAGAAGAGGGATACACCTTCTTTGAAGAGCCTGTTTCGGAAAAGAAAAAATTGAGCTCAAAAGACTTGGTCAATGTTTTTTTAGTTGCTACAGTGGCAATTCTAGTTTTTCTTGGCTTAAGTAGGCTTGGATTAGGTAGTCTTGT containing:
- a CDS encoding metal-sensitive transcriptional regulator; protein product: MEKYTKKDILKRMNYIQGHLEGVKKMIEEDRYCVDIITQQKGVASAIKKVNKMILANHLNCCIVSAIEGKDKKNQEEKIVELLGILTEE